The proteins below come from a single Cricetulus griseus strain 17A/GY chromosome 6, alternate assembly CriGri-PICRH-1.0, whole genome shotgun sequence genomic window:
- the Ndufaf1 gene encoding complex I intermediate-associated protein 30, mitochondrial → MASIHKLLIGTYIHRNFLKPRAALHPFMGIQFVDYSSSHPQKQVAPADRVSQQRKTEEGVQEDRHKEAALDVTSPDNEPEVSFDKAIRDEAVEHIRRWKDEIVAHWKGPEGRPLQEVIMEQAKVVWKFREKKDLEKWMVTSDKTIGGRSEIFLKIAKNNQSALLYGTLSSEAPKDGDSSQSGYCAMLSRVPRRSFERKQYYDWSLFNSLYLRVRGDGRPWMVNIRQDTDFIQRKNQMYSYFMFTRGGPYWQEVKIPFSKFFFSNQGRIRDVQSPLVLDKISSIGFTLADKVDGPFFLEIDFIGVFTDPAHTEEFAYENSPALSPRLFKY, encoded by the exons ATGGCTTCCATTCACAAATTACTGATTGGTACTTATATCCATAGAAACTTCCTAAAGCCAAGGGCTGCCTTGCACCCATTTATGGGTATTCAGTTTGTAGACTATTCTTCCAGTCATCCGCAGAAACAAGTGGCTCCTGCTGACAGAGTCTCCCAGCAGAGGAAGACTGAAGAGGGTGTACAAGAGGATCGCCACAAAGAAGCCGCTTTGGATGTAACTTCCCCTGACAATGAACCCGAAGTTAGTTTTGACAAAGCAATTAGAGATGAAGCAGTAGAACATATTAGGCGTTGGAAGGATGAAATTGTGGCTCATTGGAAAGGCCCAGAAGGCCGCCCATTACAAGAGGTCATAATGGAGCAAGCCAAGGTTGTCTGGAAGTTTCGTGAAAAAAAAGATTTGGAGAAGTGGATGGTGACTTCTGATAAGACAATTGGAGGCAGAAGTGAAATCTTCTTGAAAATAGCCAAGAACAATCAAAGTGCCCTGCTCTATGGGACTCTGAGCTCCGAGGCCCCTAAAGATGGAGACAGTAGCCAGAGTGGATACTGTGCAATGTTATCCAGGGTTCCAAGG CGTTCTTTTGAGAGGAAGCAGTATTATGATTGGTCCCTGTTCAATTCTCTGTATCTCCGAGTCCGTGGGGATGGCCGGCCTTGGATGGTGAATATCAGGCAAGATACAGACTTTATCCAGAGGAAAAATCAGATGTACAGTTACTTCATGTTCACCCGTGGGGGGCCCTACTGGCAGGAAGTCAAG ATTCCTTTCTCcaaatttttcttctcaaatcAAGGAAGGATACGAGATGTCCAGAGCCCACTTGTACTTGACAAG ATCTCTTCTATAGGATTCACCCTGGCAGATAAGGTGGATGGACCATTCTTTCTGGAAATAGATTTTATTGGTGTGTTTACTGATCCAGCCCATACAGAAGAATTTGCTTATGAGAATTCTCCAGCTCTTAGCCCAAGACTTTTCAAATATTGA